The Deltaproteobacteria bacterium genomic interval TCTGGGAGCAAGTGCCATATTCTTACTGGGGCTGATTGATGATCTCTACGAGTTATCGCCTCAAAGCAAATTTATGGGCCAACTGATCATCTCTGCCCTGATTGTGGCCGGCGGGATGAGAATACAAGGATTGGGCCATCCCGCCGTATCCATAATTGTAACGCTTTTTTGGTTCGTAGCTGTCACTAATGCGGTCAATATTTTGGACAACATGGATGGCCTGGCGGCCGGCATTTCGTTTATAGCCGCCTGCTCACTTTGGGCCTACAGTCAACTCGGAGGGCCGGCTCTATTAGGTCCGCCGGCCATGCTCCTCGCAGGGGCTACTGCTGGATTCTGGATTTATAACTTTAATCCCGCCAAAATATTCATGGGAGATTGCGGAAGCCTCTTCCTGGGATTTATCCTGGCCGGCCTGACCGTAACAGGTACCTGGATGTCAGGGTTGCCTCATCCAGCGGGTGGAGGTTATACCGGAGTCACCAGCCTGGTACTGGTGCTGGTGGTCCCTGTGGCTGTCCTGATCATACCACTCTTTGACACCGCTCTCGTGTCCTTTACCAGGGCCCAGACCGGACGGCCTATTTCTGAGGGAGGACGCGATCATACCTCTCATCGCATGGTTCTGCTGGGATATTCAGAAAAAAGGACCGTGTTAACACTCATGGCATGGGCTGGAGGCATATCGGCCATGGCCTTATACCTGTCATACCAGAGTGCACAGGGACTTCTGGTTATGCTGAGTGTGCTGGCAGTGATTTCCCTGTTTTTCGGAACATTTCTTACACACTTGAACGGCACTGTTTATGATGGCAAGGCAGGGAGTCCAGATACCACATCTCGACAATCCTTACTTTTATCCCGAGTGCTTAACAAAAAGCAAATTCTCCAGGCAGTTGTGGATACTGTGCTTATAACCATCGCCTATCTTACTTCTTATCTTCTTCGATACGACGGTGTTATTAATTTGTGGAATCAACAGCTCATAGAGAAATCTCTTCCCTTGCTTATCCCCGTCAAGCTGTGCTGCTTTTGGATCTTTGGGCTGTATAGGGGTCAATGGCGATATGTGAGTATTGGAGACATGTGGCAGATCTTTAAGGCAGTTATAGTCAGTTCTCTAATTATTGTCGGATTGCTTCTATATATCTACCGCTTCGATGGCTATTCCAGAGTTCTTTTCGTGAACGATGCCCTGTTGACTCTGATAATGATAGGCGGAGTCCGTCTGCTCATGAGACTCTTTAAGGAATATTTCAGTCTGCAGGCCGAGCGCAGCAATTCGATACCCATCCTAATAGTGGGAGCGGGCGATGGGGGAGATCTGTTTTTGAGGGAACTCAGGCATAATTCAAATCACGATTATCTGCCGGTGGGTTTTATTGATGACGATCCTGCGAAAAAGAACCAGGTAATCCATGGGATCAAGGTCTTGGGAGACAGGGAAGCCATACCCGGCCTTGTCAAAAGATACGGAGTTAAAAGGGTGTTTGTGTCTATTATGTCGGCAGCAGACAGCCAGATTGAAGGGATTTCTGATATCTGCGAAAAGAGTGATGTGAAATGTGATAGGGTGAGGCCGCTTCTGGCAACAGTGAAATCCATAGAAAAAAAACCGGCCTGCTCAAAAAAAGACAAGGTTGTACTCTTTAAGCCTGGAAAGAAGAGGAGAAATGAGCGAAAAGCGTCTTTCTAAAACCGAGTGGAAGCGTCTTGAAAAAGATCTATGCCGAAGCAGAAGACCTGTTTGGACACAAATCACGGCCAAAGACCGACAAAGGGTCCTTTCGTATTCGGACAAGTACAAGGACTTTATCAGTAAGGCAAAGACCGAACGAGAGTCTGTCGACATCATTGTAAGCATGGCACAGAAGAGAGGTTTTGTGCCGTTTGAACAGGCCGGGCCGGGTTCCAGCCGGATCTTGTGGACCTTCAGGGGAAAGACGGCTGCCTTGGCCGTAACAGGTAAGGCGCCTATTTCTGATGGAATCAGGATCATCGCTTCGCACATAGACGCCCCCCGTTTGGACCTGAAGCAGAATCCCGTATATGAAGATCTGGAGATGGCCTTTTTGAAGACACATTATTACGGTGGGATCAAGAAGTTTCACTGGGTGGCTCGCCCTCTCGCCATCCATGGCCTGGCACTGAAAAGAGACGGGAGCGCAATTCCTGTTGAATTTGGTGAGGATCCTCATGATCCTGTGCTTTCAATAAACGATCTTTTGCCGCATCTTGCCCACAAAGTGCAGGATAAGAAAAAGATGTCAGAGGCCATACCTGCAGAGAAGCTCAATGTGTTAATCGGAGGTTTTCCTCTTTTGGGCCCTGAAGACCTGAAGGAAGGCGTGAAATTACGTATCTTGAGGATTCTGAACGAAAGGTACGGCCTGGTGGAAGAGGATCTGATAAGTGCGGAACTGGAAATTGTCCCTGCAGGTGTCTCGAAGGATGTGGGTCTGGACGGCGCTTTTGTCGGCGGTTACGGGCAGGATGACAGGTCCTGTGCATATGCCTCTCTTCATTCCATCCTTGAACTTGAGGAACCCCAAGTTACTTCAGTTGCCCTTTTCCTTGATAAGGAAGAAATAGGAAGTGACGGAAATACAGGGGCCAAATCCAGCTTTTTTGAGGTAGTGCTATATGATCTCATGCGGAATGGAGGTCTTCGGATCGAAGCGGATAGCCTTGTACGAATACTTATTGTGTCCAAGGCGATTTCAGCGGATGTTACCGCGGGAATAGATCCCAATTACAAAGAAGTCCATGAGGAACGCAATGACGCACTTGTCGGACATGGAGTCTGCCTTACGAAATATACCGGCTCAAGAGGAAAATATTCAGCAAATGATGCCCATGCCGAATATGTTAACTGGTTGAGGTGCGTCTGGAACAATGCCAAAGTCGTCTGGCAGGCCGGGGAGTTGGGGAAGGTGGACGAAGGCGGAGGGGGTACTGTGGCCAAATATCTCGCCCAGCGCGGCCTGGACATAATCGACGCAGGACCTCCCGTGCTCAATATGCACTCGCCATTTGAGATAGCGCATAAGTCCGACCTGTTTATGACGTACAGGGCATACGCTGCTTTTTATCAGGCAGAGGATTGATTGATTTTCGAAAAGGATCTGTCACCATGCAGTTCAAGACTGATTTTCTGGTTATAGGGAGCGGGATAGCCGGGCTGAGTCTTGCAATAAAACTCGCCCCGCTGGGACAGGTAACAGTAGTTACCAAAAAGTCCGCATCTGATACGGCTACCAATTTGGCCCAGGGCGGCATAGCCTGTGTCTTTGGCCATGATGACAGCTTTGACCTGCACCAACAGGACACCCTGCGCGCGGGGGACGGTCTGTGTCACGAAGATATAGTCGAAATGATAGTCAGCCAGGGCCCGGACCGTGTAAGGGAGTTAGAAGGCCTTGGGTTGAAATTCAACAGGGATCCGTACAATCCTGACCTGCTGGATCTTGGAAGAGAGGGAGAACACTCTCGCCGCAGGATAGTTCACGTTGGAGATTTTACCGGTAGATCGGTGCAGAATGTCTTGATGGATAATGTCGGCAGGTTGCCTTCTGTTGAGGTTTTTGAAGACTATATTGCGATTGACCTCATCACCGAAAGTAAAGTCAGGGCACGCCTGCCAGGCAAGGTAGAGGAAGAGCGATGCCTGGGGGCCTATCTGCTTGAAGTGGCAACAGGTACGGTTCATACTTTCCTGGCCCCGATAACAGTACTCGCCACGGGCGGGTCCGGTAAGGTTTATCTTTATACCAGTAATCCTGATGTGGCTACGGGTGACGGTATAGCTGTAGCGTACCGTGCCGGAGTCAGGATCGCCAATCTGGAATTCGTTCAGTTTCATCCCACGTGTCTCTATCATCCTAAGGCCAAAAATTTTCTCATATCAGAAGCACTCAGGGGAGAGGGTGCCATACTCCTGGACCCTGAATACAGGCCTTTCATGGAGAAATATGACCCCAGACAGAAGGATCTTTCCGGAAGAGATATAGTCGCAAGGGCCATAGATACTGAATTAAAGAGCAGCGGAAAGGAATGTGTATATCTGGATATAAGTCACCGCTCTGCTGATTTCATACAGGGGCGTTTCCCAAATATTTATGAGACATGTCTGGACTTTGGGATAGATATCACAAAGGAGCCTATACCAGTTGTACCGGCAGCCCATTATATGTGCGGAGGGGTGGTTACTGACAAATACGGAGAGACAGACCTTGAAGGCCTTTTCGCTTTGGGAGAAACTGCATGTACTGGTCTGCATGGCGCCAACCGGCTTGCGTCGAATTCCCTTCTTGAAGCCCTTGTCATGGCCCACCAGGCTTTTTTGAAGATCAGTGAAATCTTCCCTGGCTTGAAGGCAAAATTATTTCCCCAGGTATCTCCATGGGAAACCAGGGGAGCTGTGGATTTAAAAGAGGCGGTTCTCATTTCTCACAATTGGGATGTAATCCGGCGTCTGATGTGGAACTATGTCGGTATTGTCCGCAGCACAAAAAGACTTAAACTGGCCGGACAGCGCCTTTTACCTATTCTTGAAGAGATCCAGCAGCACTACTGGGAATATATCCTCACCCGGGATTTTATAGAACTGAGGAACCTCGCACAGGTTGCTGAACTCATCATTATAGCAGCCAGCCAGCGGAAGGAGAGCAGGGGCGGGCACTTCACGATTGACTATCCTTTTAAAGATGACTGGAACTGGCGCAGAGATACAATTATTCAAAGGTTTGGAAGGCATTAATCAGGAGTTATATGGTTACTTAAAAAGAAATGCGGACAGAGATCCGGCCATTGGAAAAGGAATCGGCCATAGTATAGCTAAGGGAAAAGTTAGACTTCGGAATTCAGGCACTCAATCTTAATTTTGGCTCTAATACTTTGAATTTCAGAGACAAAATAGTCTTCTTTCTGGCAAGCGGACTATTTTTGGGATTGGTCCCCTTTGCCCCGGGTACATTTGGGAGTCTCCTTGGCATTCCTCTCCACTGGCTTCTCAGTCATCTTCCAATTTCTCTGGGAATATGTTCTCTTGTATTTGTTGTGCTGATATCTGTGTGGATAGCAGGCAGGACAGAGCTTTTACTGGGAAATACTGATCCATCTCAAATAGTGATAGATGAAGTGGCCGGCATGGCAGTAGCGCTTGCGGGTGCGCCCATTGAACCTTCTTTGATTATAATTGCCTTTTTGTTTTTTCGTTTTTTTGACATCTGGAAACCCTTTCCAATAAGATATATTGACAGATCTCTTCCCGGGGGATGGGGTATTGTACTTGATGATGTTGCAGCCGGTGTTATGGCAAACTTGTCCTGGAGACTGTGGCATTATATTGTACCTCTGATCTGAATATATGAGATTTGAATTGGAATTTCATGGACTTTCAAGGTAATTAGTCATGCATGGTGAAATTATAGCTATAGGAGATGAGCTTGTATCCGGCAAAGTGCTCAATACCACTGGCAGCTTTGCAGCCAATAAGCTTTTTTCTGCCGGTTGCCAGATAACCAGGATAACATCCATTGGTGACGATCCCGATGATATCGAGGAATGTCTGCTGACAGCAATAAAGAGATCAGAATACGTTATAATCACCGGCGGGCTTGGACCAACCAGTGACGATATAACTAATGAGGTAGCGGCCAAGGCCTTAGGGCGTCCTTTGGTACCGAATGAGGTAATTCTCGAGAAGATCAGGAGGGCGGAACGGCGATTTGTTAATCCTGTTTCTTTGAGTGAAAAGTTGGCTTGGTTACCTGAAGGTGCCGAAGTCCTGAATCCCGAAGGTTGCGCTGCAGGATATCTCTTGATCCACAAGGACATTCCTCTTTTTTTTCTGCCGGGAGTGCCAGGGGAGTTGGAAGATCACATGGTCCAGCGGGTTATTCCCAGGCTTAACGAGCTTATTGCCGGAAAATTATATGTAAGACAGCAGACCTTCAAGGTATTTGGCCTGACAGAGACAGAAATAAACACGCTTCTTGAAAAGCTGGAATCCAGCCGGGATGGCTTGAGTATCGGTTATTATCCCAACTTCCCCGAAGTCAACGTGACCGCCACTGTAAAGGGCGTAAATCCGGAAGAAGTTAACAAAATTTTTGAAATGGCATGCGATACAATCAAAAAGCATCTGGACAAAAATATAGTTGCCGTTAATGAGGAAACTCTTGAAGAGGTAGTAGGCAGACTTCTGTCTGAAAATCATGGCGTTCTCGTCCTTGCAGAGTCCTGTACCGGCGGCCTTCTGAGCCAACGTGTGACCAGCATTCCCGGCAGCTCCGGTTGGTTTGAAAGGGCAGTAATTACATATAGCGACAAGTCAAAGGAAGATCTCCTTGGGGTCTCCCGCGAGACTTTATCCTGTTATGGTGCAGTCAGTCACCGGACTGCCGAGGAAATGGCAGACGGTGTGAAACGA includes:
- a CDS encoding phosphatidylglycerophosphatase A: MQALNLNFGSNTLNFRDKIVFFLASGLFLGLVPFAPGTFGSLLGIPLHWLLSHLPISLGICSLVFVVLISVWIAGRTELLLGNTDPSQIVIDEVAGMAVALAGAPIEPSLIIIAFLFFRFFDIWKPFPIRYIDRSLPGGWGIVLDDVAAGVMANLSWRLWHYIVPLI
- a CDS encoding L-aspartate oxidase, translating into MQFKTDFLVIGSGIAGLSLAIKLAPLGQVTVVTKKSASDTATNLAQGGIACVFGHDDSFDLHQQDTLRAGDGLCHEDIVEMIVSQGPDRVRELEGLGLKFNRDPYNPDLLDLGREGEHSRRRIVHVGDFTGRSVQNVLMDNVGRLPSVEVFEDYIAIDLITESKVRARLPGKVEEERCLGAYLLEVATGTVHTFLAPITVLATGGSGKVYLYTSNPDVATGDGIAVAYRAGVRIANLEFVQFHPTCLYHPKAKNFLISEALRGEGAILLDPEYRPFMEKYDPRQKDLSGRDIVARAIDTELKSSGKECVYLDISHRSADFIQGRFPNIYETCLDFGIDITKEPIPVVPAAHYMCGGVVTDKYGETDLEGLFALGETACTGLHGANRLASNSLLEALVMAHQAFLKISEIFPGLKAKLFPQVSPWETRGAVDLKEAVLISHNWDVIRRLMWNYVGIVRSTKRLKLAGQRLLPILEEIQQHYWEYILTRDFIELRNLAQVAELIIIAASQRKESRGGHFTIDYPFKDDWNWRRDTIIQRFGRH
- a CDS encoding aminopeptidase, translating into MSEKRLSKTEWKRLEKDLCRSRRPVWTQITAKDRQRVLSYSDKYKDFISKAKTERESVDIIVSMAQKRGFVPFEQAGPGSSRILWTFRGKTAALAVTGKAPISDGIRIIASHIDAPRLDLKQNPVYEDLEMAFLKTHYYGGIKKFHWVARPLAIHGLALKRDGSAIPVEFGEDPHDPVLSINDLLPHLAHKVQDKKKMSEAIPAEKLNVLIGGFPLLGPEDLKEGVKLRILRILNERYGLVEEDLISAELEIVPAGVSKDVGLDGAFVGGYGQDDRSCAYASLHSILELEEPQVTSVALFLDKEEIGSDGNTGAKSSFFEVVLYDLMRNGGLRIEADSLVRILIVSKAISADVTAGIDPNYKEVHEERNDALVGHGVCLTKYTGSRGKYSANDAHAEYVNWLRCVWNNAKVVWQAGELGKVDEGGGGTVAKYLAQRGLDIIDAGPPVLNMHSPFEIAHKSDLFMTYRAYAAFYQAED